One stretch of Cohnella algarum DNA includes these proteins:
- a CDS encoding sigma factor translates to MILSLLLAVQCDRLPGRKTMMSYETYASTLFRIATVRLGSCEDAKEAIQDPFIKLMEKAPDFKNAEHRKAWLSRVITNRLLAGSKNLNISVCQANRLRRLKERECRINKSPRNRSVRRLLLLSD, encoded by the coding sequence ATGATTTTATCCCTCCTTCTTGCCGTACAATGTGACCGATTGCCCGGCCGGAAAACGATGATGAGCTATGAAACGTACGCCAGCACGCTGTTCCGGATTGCCACGGTTCGTCTCGGCAGCTGCGAGGACGCCAAAGAAGCGATTCAGGATCCCTTTATCAAACTAATGGAAAAAGCGCCCGATTTCAAGAATGCCGAACATCGGAAAGCCTGGCTGAGCCGGGTGATCACCAACAGACTTCTTGCCGGGAGTAAGAACTTGAATATTTCGGTTTGCCAAGCAAATCGACTCCGCCGTCTAAAGGAGAGAGAATGTCGAATAAACAAGAGCCCTCGGAACCGGTCGGTTCGAAGGCTCTTGTTGTTAAGCGATTAA
- a CDS encoding S-layer homology domain-containing protein: MNNQNGARRIGAFSGRRLLLLLSSLLLILSLFPSAGLRAYAEPSAMDGDGSFENPWQVKDAYDLASIGTTGYPLSDSYILMNDVELTGEWGPIGLNDGVGFSGIFDGNGKTISNLYIDRPTEDNIGFFSKISNGHVFDLTIETAAPGVVGRVNVGILAGTIEQTNMFERSWITLITVSGDVTGDTYVGGLAGLTDADEDSRVEFAHNRMVSGKVTGKNNVGGLVGKFVNGSIYNSYSEAEIVSTQVTGGLLGFATQSDISRSYSTGTVQATGSSIGGLVGVSLENDIETSYATGDVAGDNQIAGLIGYSSLDSIEHSYAAGHVDATGTIHGGLIANNSDSSSEVTASYWDTTVSGKEDEDESDASLYGIGRSSSAMMDEATFTSASEESDKWDFEEVWFMETDRYPQLYGISGINFDVEPDYVSGQQTHAHEITIEPDTNMLFPGQSIDVYQVTENGDEKVGTITENSNATVPFALDTTGLDDGTLKLAGFYLIDQNGNKSRIAYSEIEIDSTSPVWEDGASITQNESGGNVELSWDSATDGTGSGVEYYNVYVNSEVSQIWGTTHTIPAPSTPAYYAVEAVDQAGNKSTRLSIGGTASAIMISGSRNVVIGQAIMPFYIASVTGAPSYMQGLGTYVFGGTLAFYVDGVLQIENVPITSTIAGIAPAGMFNFNYSQLPEGVHTLKAVYSGYIGEFHGTPYYVNPSEASLEVAVSALNVTSSDPSGTENDGKTKLAVTPDVSAGNKWVYRNFGSGDVIVPNKGDVLDPTGYSDLPADGLIPAANFDKIGVVEIDAATGTVVHIGQTTAVAADEPPAPVPATGLTVTSNDPSGAENDGKTKLTVTPDISAGNKLVYRNFGSGSVTVPNVDDVLTDYADLPADGLIPAANGDRIGVAEIDAETGKVVRFGQASAVASDEPPAPVPATGLTVTSSDPSGAENDGKTKLAVTPDVSAGHKLAYRNFGSGSVTVPNVGDVLNDYADLPADGLIPAANGDAIGVAEIDAETGKVVRFGQASAVAANEPTEPGTGPDPEPVPATGLTVTSSDPTGAENDGKTKLTVAPDISAGNKLVYRNFGSGSVSVPNVDDVLTGYADLPADGLIPAANGDAIGVAEIDVGTGKVVRFGQASAVAANEPTEPGPGPDPEPVPATGLTVTSSDPSGAENDGKTKLTVAPDVTSVNKLVYRNFGSGSVTVPNVGDVLNDYADLPADGLIPAANGDRIGVAEIDAETGKVVRFGQTSATVADEPGEPGPGPGPDPEPEPEPVPAAGLTVTSSDPSGAENDGKTKLTVTPDVSAGCKLAYRNFGSGSVAVPNVGDVLTGYADLPADGLIPAANGDAIGVAEIDATGGKVARFGQTTAVAAAEPAVITPVPVPPASAPGATDDTDDAEVLVNGKAEKLGKATTTEVGGVKTTIVTVDPARLQAKLEAEGSRTVVTIPVATGSDTIIGELNGQIVKNMENASATLVLQTEKGTYTLPALQINIDAISERAGESVALEEIRVQIEISAPNAEKVTWVENAAANGTFTLVAPPVEFTVRAIFGDQTVEVARFNAYVERTIAIPEGVDPNRMTTGVVVDPDGTVRHVPTKIVVIDGKYYAKINSLTNSMYSVVWHPLEFADMANHWAKDAANDMGSRMVIEGTGNGLFSSDREITRAEFAAMVVRGLGLKVEGGAASFTDVEASDWYGGAVGTAAEYGLISGLDDGTFRPNERITREQAMTMIANAMKVTGLKDKLPEASADAALGSFADAAAVSGWAKRGIADSVQAGIVSGRGEAGLAPKAYVTRAEAATMIRLLLQKSDLI; this comes from the coding sequence GTGAACAATCAGAACGGCGCGCGAAGGATCGGGGCTTTTTCCGGCAGAAGGCTGCTCCTGTTGCTCTCCAGCCTATTGCTGATCTTGTCCTTGTTCCCTTCGGCGGGCCTTAGGGCCTATGCCGAACCTTCTGCAATGGACGGAGACGGCTCGTTCGAAAATCCTTGGCAAGTTAAGGATGCGTACGATCTGGCTTCGATCGGAACGACAGGGTACCCTTTAAGCGACAGCTACATTTTGATGAACGATGTCGAGCTTACAGGCGAATGGGGTCCGATCGGCCTGAACGACGGCGTCGGCTTCTCCGGAATATTTGACGGCAACGGCAAAACGATCAGCAATTTGTATATCGACCGGCCTACGGAGGACAATATCGGCTTTTTCTCCAAAATAAGCAACGGACATGTGTTCGATTTGACGATCGAGACGGCGGCGCCGGGCGTTGTCGGTCGGGTCAATGTCGGCATTCTGGCAGGAACGATCGAACAAACGAACATGTTCGAGAGATCATGGATTACTCTTATTACCGTCAGCGGAGACGTGACGGGAGATACCTATGTGGGCGGTTTGGCAGGCCTGACGGATGCAGACGAGGATTCAAGGGTCGAGTTCGCTCACAATCGGATGGTTTCGGGTAAAGTGACAGGCAAAAACAACGTCGGAGGGTTGGTCGGCAAGTTTGTAAACGGGTCGATATACAACTCCTATTCTGAAGCGGAAATCGTTAGCACCCAGGTGACGGGAGGGCTGCTCGGATTTGCTACTCAATCGGATATAAGCAGAAGCTATTCGACGGGAACCGTACAGGCGACCGGGAGCTCCATCGGCGGGCTTGTGGGCGTGTCGCTTGAAAACGACATCGAGACTTCGTATGCTACCGGAGATGTAGCGGGCGACAATCAAATCGCCGGATTGATCGGCTATTCCTCTCTCGACAGCATCGAGCACAGCTATGCGGCGGGTCATGTCGATGCGACGGGCACGATCCATGGCGGGTTGATCGCCAATAACTCGGATTCGAGCTCGGAGGTAACCGCGTCCTATTGGGATACGACCGTATCCGGCAAGGAGGATGAGGACGAATCCGACGCTTCTCTGTACGGCATAGGGCGGAGCTCATCTGCCATGATGGACGAGGCTACGTTCACGTCGGCATCGGAAGAATCCGACAAGTGGGATTTCGAAGAAGTTTGGTTCATGGAGACCGACCGTTATCCGCAGCTATACGGCATCTCGGGCATCAATTTCGATGTAGAACCGGATTACGTATCGGGTCAGCAAACGCACGCGCATGAAATTACGATCGAACCCGATACGAATATGTTATTTCCGGGTCAGTCGATCGATGTTTATCAGGTTACGGAGAACGGCGATGAGAAGGTCGGCACGATTACCGAGAACTCGAATGCAACCGTCCCGTTCGCGTTGGACACGACCGGATTGGACGATGGAACGTTGAAATTGGCCGGCTTTTATTTAATAGACCAAAATGGCAACAAGTCGCGTATCGCTTATTCCGAAATCGAGATCGACAGCACATCTCCCGTTTGGGAAGACGGCGCCTCCATCACCCAAAACGAGAGCGGCGGCAATGTCGAGTTATCCTGGGACAGCGCTACCGACGGCACGGGCAGCGGAGTGGAATATTATAATGTGTATGTCAACAGCGAGGTTAGCCAGATTTGGGGTACGACGCATACCATACCCGCCCCTTCGACGCCTGCCTATTACGCGGTCGAGGCCGTGGATCAGGCCGGCAATAAGAGCACCCGGCTTTCCATCGGCGGAACGGCTTCGGCGATCATGATTAGCGGCTCAAGGAATGTCGTCATCGGACAAGCGATCATGCCTTTCTATATCGCCTCCGTAACGGGCGCTCCGTCCTATATGCAAGGTTTAGGTACGTATGTATTTGGGGGAACGTTGGCCTTTTACGTTGACGGCGTTTTGCAGATCGAGAATGTGCCGATCACGTCGACAATCGCGGGGATTGCACCGGCCGGCATGTTTAACTTTAATTACAGCCAACTCCCGGAAGGCGTTCATACCCTTAAAGCCGTTTATTCCGGTTATATCGGCGAATTCCACGGTACCCCTTATTATGTCAATCCGAGCGAGGCATCCCTCGAGGTCGCGGTAAGCGCACTAAACGTAACGTCAAGCGATCCGAGCGGCACGGAGAATGACGGCAAGACGAAGCTGGCGGTGACGCCGGACGTTTCGGCGGGCAACAAATGGGTGTACCGCAACTTCGGCAGCGGGGACGTGATCGTGCCGAATAAAGGCGATGTGCTGGACCCGACCGGCTACTCGGATCTGCCGGCCGACGGCCTGATTCCGGCGGCAAACTTCGATAAGATCGGAGTCGTCGAGATCGACGCGGCGACGGGAACGGTCGTGCACATCGGGCAAACGACGGCCGTGGCGGCGGACGAACCTCCGGCCCCGGTTCCGGCGACGGGGCTGACGGTAACGTCGAACGACCCGAGCGGCGCGGAGAATGACGGCAAGACGAAGCTGACGGTGACGCCGGACATTTCGGCGGGCAACAAACTCGTGTACCGCAACTTCGGCAGCGGCAGCGTGACGGTGCCGAACGTGGACGATGTGCTGACCGATTACGCGGATCTGCCGGCCGACGGCCTGATCCCGGCGGCGAATGGCGATCGGATCGGGGTAGCGGAAATCGACGCGGAGACAGGAAAAGTCGTGCGTTTCGGGCAAGCGTCGGCCGTGGCGTCGGATGAACCTCCGGCCCCGGTTCCGGCGACGGGGCTGACGGTGACGTCAAGCGACCCGAGCGGGGCCGAGAACGACGGCAAGACGAAGCTGGCGGTGACCCCGGACGTTTCGGCGGGCCATAAGCTCGCGTACCGCAACTTCGGCAGCGGCAGCGTGACGGTGCCGAACGTAGGCGATGTGTTAAACGATTACGCGGATTTGCCGGCCGACGGCCTGATCCCGGCGGCGAATGGCGATGCAATCGGGGTAGCGGAAATTGACGCGGAGACAGGAAAAGTCGTGCGCTTCGGCCAAGCGTCGGCCGTGGCGGCAAACGAGCCTACGGAACCCGGAACGGGCCCCGATCCGGAGCCGGTTCCGGCGACGGGGCTGACGGTGACGTCGAGCGACCCGACTGGCGCGGAGAATGATGGCAAGACGAAGCTGACGGTGGCGCCGGACATTTCGGCGGGCAACAAACTCGTTTACCGCAACTTCGGAAGCGGCAGCGTGAGCGTGCCGAACGTAGACGATGTGCTGACGGGTTACGCGGATCTGCCTGCCGACGGCCTGATCCCGGCGGCGAATGGCGATGCAATCGGGGTAGCGGAAATTGACGTGGGGACAGGAAAAGTCGTGCGCTTCGGCCAAGCGTCGGCCGTGGCGGCAAACGAGCCGACGGAACCCGGACCGGGCCCCGATCCGGAGCCGGTTCCGGCGACGGGGCTGACGGTGACGTCGAGCGACCCGAGCGGGGCCGAGAACGACGGCAAGACGAAGCTGACGGTGGCGCCGGACGTAACCTCGGTCAACAAGCTTGTGTACCGTAATTTCGGCAGCGGCAGCGTGACGGTGCCGAACGTAGGCGATGTGTTGAACGATTACGCGGATCTGCCGGCCGACGGCCTGATCCCGGCGGCGAATGGCGATCGGATCGGGGTAGCGGAAATTGACGCGGAGACAGGAAAAGTCGTGCGCTTCGGTCAAACGTCCGCTACGGTGGCAGACGAGCCCGGGGAACCGGGTCCTGGACCGGGTCCAGATCCAGAGCCAGAGCCGGAACCGGTTCCGGCGGCTGGACTGACGGTGACGTCGAGCGACCCGAGCGGAGCGGAGAATGACGGCAAGACGAAGCTCACGGTAACGCCGGACGTGTCGGCGGGCTGTAAGCTCGCGTACCGCAACTTCGGCAGCGGCAGCGTGGCGGTGCCGAACGTAGGCGATGTACTGACGGGTTACGCGGATCTGCCGGCCGACGGCCTGATCCCGGCGGCGAATGGCGATGCAATCGGGGTAGCGGAAATCGACGCAACCGGCGGCAAAGTCGCGCGCTTCGGCCAAACGACGGCTGTGGCAGCAGCGGAGCCTGCGGTAATTACGCCAGTTCCCGTACCTCCAGCATCCGCGCCTGGCGCAACTGATGACACGGATGATGCGGAAGTTCTCGTAAACGGCAAGGCCGAAAAGCTGGGCAAGGCAACGACGACCGAAGTCGGCGGCGTGAAGACGACAATCGTCACCGTCGATCCGGCCAGGCTGCAAGCGAAGCTGGAGGCGGAAGGCAGCCGTACGGTTGTGACCATACCGGTCGCAACGGGATCGGATACGATCATCGGCGAGCTGAACGGACAGATTGTCAAGAACATGGAGAATGCTTCGGCTACGCTTGTTCTCCAAACGGAAAAGGGGACCTACACGCTGCCGGCGCTGCAAATCAACATCGACGCGATTTCCGAACGGGCGGGCGAGTCGGTGGCGCTGGAAGAGATCAGGGTGCAGATCGAAATTTCCGCTCCGAACGCGGAAAAAGTCACATGGGTAGAGAATGCAGCTGCAAACGGCACATTCACGCTTGTTGCGCCCCCGGTCGAATTTACGGTGCGCGCGATTTTTGGAGATCAGACGGTAGAAGTCGCTCGATTCAATGCTTACGTAGAGCGTACGATCGCGATTCCGGAAGGCGTCGACCCGAACAGGATGACGACGGGCGTGGTCGTGGATCCGGACGGAACGGTACGCCACGTGCCGACGAAGATCGTCGTCATCGACGGCAAGTATTACGCGAAGATCAACAGCTTGACCAACAGCATGTACTCCGTCGTCTGGCATCCGCTCGAGTTTGCCGACATGGCGAATCACTGGGCGAAGGATGCGGCAAACGACATGGGATCGCGGATGGTTATCGAGGGGACGGGAAATGGCCTGTTCAGCTCCGATCGCGAAATCACGCGCGCCGAGTTTGCGGCCATGGTCGTTCGCGGTCTCGGCCTCAAGGTCGAGGGCGGAGCGGCATCCTTCACGGATGTCGAGGCATCGGACTGGTACGGCGGCGCGGTCGGCACGGCGGCCGAGTACGGTCTGATCAGCGGCCTGGATGACGGCACGTTCCGACCGAACGAGCGCATTACGCGCGAGCAGGCGATGACGATGATTGCCAACGCAATGAAGGTTACCGGCTTGAAAGACAAGCTGCCGGAGGCATCGGCAGACGCGGCGCTTGGCTCGTTCGCGGACGCGGCAGCGGTATCCGGATGGGCGAAGAGAGGCATTGCCGACTCCGTTCAAGCCGGCATCGTATCGGGCAGAGGGGAAGCCGGACTGGCACCGAAAGCCTACGTGACGAGAGCCGAAGCTGCAACGATGATACGGCTGCTGTTGCAGAAGTCCGATTTGATTTAA
- a CDS encoding ATP-binding protein, with protein MVELLKRSLLVCLLGLLAVSLIPLSLLSNDDRQAGDLQVRNGVMDLSSWNRERDTRIRLDGDWEFYWGRLLAPDDFRGNAAATAAYMKVPSQWNGKIVDGRPLPAYGYATYRMVLKNVPFSGVFALKKNNIRFSSAIFVNGQKLFQDGTPFAEAAGYRPGNTPQFGLVSLEKGDVEIVVQAANYDYINGGIPISLYFGEQAAMMEREVKNSTREFSILAILGTLALIYLICFAATAVYRNKDVSLLLFAVACALFAVYHGLVGERTLLLLLPDAAFETMYKTKDIASMAGLIALSAFFYKLQKDMVPLRLLQAISIVLGAFLILVATAPVRVYTNIQVIVIFMYEALLIWMLLKAAVLFVRSAPRGRLKALLLFMAVLMINLYSLDIILFALSWKENLWLSQFYIVVFNVVVLFLVVLRFFEAYHTVDEMKNRLLQADKIKDDFLSNTSHELKTPLNAIVGIADTLLRGIEGPVTEKQAQNLAIILGSSRRLTHLVNELLDYSKMKHGDVALQRSRVDLKATVDSVIRIHTFLLGGKPISLVNGVPADFPAVQADGNRLIQILHNLIGNAIKFTDRGEVAVRARAIGDAAEVRVSDTGIGIEASMQQRIFNDFEQVDPSETRSYEGTGLGLSITRRLVELHGGEIRLESSPGQGSVFIFTLPRADAASGAAAGQREEEGPPRPDAVVPRSEYPVFVEGKVDEPILVVDDDFASLQAMINLLRLEGYSIVAVNRGQMALEQLSRTPDFSLAILDIMMPDMSGYEVLQKIRERFSSFELPVLMLTARSRPHDVRSALEIGANDFVAKPFEAEELTARVRSLTRLKASVRNAANAEIAFLRSQINPHFLYNALNAIAELCLDDPRKAEELTLNLSDYLRSSFDFKQLDSLTTLRSEMELVEAYVHIERARFGSRLEVEYEVEADPDSRIPPLILQPLVENAIRHGLLSTFNRGKVSVTAKRAEGGIRFTVADNGSGMSESRRKAVLNPDSDSDSDKKGVGLRNIDRRLKLLYDTGIRLDSEEGRGHRYRSSFRRIRPESREGKPC; from the coding sequence TTGGTTGAACTGTTAAAGAGATCTCTGCTCGTTTGCCTGCTCGGCCTCCTCGCGGTTTCTCTCATTCCGTTGTCGCTTCTGTCGAATGACGACCGTCAAGCCGGCGACTTGCAAGTCCGGAACGGGGTCATGGACCTCTCCTCATGGAATCGCGAGCGGGATACGCGAATCCGGCTGGACGGCGATTGGGAATTTTACTGGGGCCGGCTGCTGGCCCCCGACGATTTTCGCGGCAACGCGGCCGCAACTGCCGCCTATATGAAGGTTCCGTCCCAATGGAACGGCAAAATCGTTGACGGCCGCCCCTTGCCTGCTTACGGCTACGCGACCTACCGGATGGTCCTGAAAAACGTGCCGTTCAGCGGCGTTTTTGCGTTGAAAAAAAACAATATCCGCTTTTCGAGCGCCATTTTCGTGAACGGGCAGAAGCTGTTCCAGGATGGAACGCCGTTCGCGGAAGCGGCGGGTTATCGCCCCGGCAACACGCCCCAGTTCGGGCTCGTTTCGCTTGAGAAGGGGGATGTGGAAATCGTCGTCCAGGCCGCCAACTACGATTACATCAACGGGGGCATTCCGATCTCCCTCTACTTCGGCGAACAGGCGGCCATGATGGAGCGCGAGGTGAAAAATTCGACGCGCGAATTCAGCATCCTGGCGATTCTCGGCACGCTGGCGCTCATTTATTTGATCTGCTTCGCGGCGACGGCCGTCTACCGCAACAAGGATGTTTCGCTGCTTCTGTTCGCGGTCGCCTGCGCGCTGTTTGCCGTTTATCACGGCCTCGTCGGCGAACGGACGCTCTTGCTGCTTTTGCCCGACGCCGCTTTCGAAACGATGTACAAAACGAAGGATATCGCCTCGATGGCCGGCCTCATCGCGCTCTCCGCTTTTTTCTACAAGCTGCAAAAAGACATGGTTCCCCTAAGGCTGCTGCAAGCGATCTCGATCGTGCTGGGAGCGTTCCTGATTCTGGTCGCAACGGCTCCCGTCCGCGTGTATACGAACATCCAGGTCATCGTCATTTTCATGTACGAAGCCTTGCTGATCTGGATGCTTCTGAAAGCCGCCGTTCTCTTCGTCAGGAGCGCGCCTCGCGGCCGGCTTAAAGCGTTGCTGCTGTTCATGGCGGTTCTCATGATCAACCTGTACTCCCTGGACATCATTTTATTTGCCCTCTCCTGGAAAGAAAATCTTTGGCTTTCGCAGTTTTATATCGTCGTCTTCAACGTCGTCGTCCTCTTCCTGGTCGTTCTCCGGTTTTTCGAAGCCTACCATACGGTCGACGAAATGAAGAACAGGCTGCTGCAAGCCGACAAGATCAAAGACGATTTTCTCTCGAACACTTCCCACGAATTGAAAACGCCGCTGAACGCCATCGTCGGCATCGCCGATACCCTCCTCAGAGGAATCGAGGGACCGGTTACGGAGAAACAGGCGCAAAACCTGGCCATTATTTTGGGGAGCAGCAGAAGGTTAACCCATCTTGTGAACGAGCTTCTCGATTATTCCAAAATGAAGCATGGAGACGTTGCGCTCCAGAGGAGCAGGGTCGATTTGAAGGCGACCGTCGATTCGGTTATCCGGATTCATACGTTTCTGCTCGGCGGAAAGCCGATTTCACTGGTCAACGGCGTGCCGGCGGACTTTCCCGCCGTGCAGGCGGACGGCAACCGGCTCATTCAAATTTTGCACAATCTGATCGGCAATGCGATCAAGTTTACCGACCGTGGGGAGGTGGCCGTCCGCGCCAGGGCAATCGGCGACGCGGCGGAAGTCCGGGTAAGCGATACGGGGATCGGGATCGAGGCGTCCATGCAGCAGCGCATATTTAACGACTTCGAACAGGTAGATCCTTCCGAAACCCGGAGCTACGAGGGAACCGGCCTCGGCTTGAGCATCACCAGAAGGCTGGTGGAGCTTCACGGAGGCGAAATCAGGCTGGAATCGAGTCCCGGACAGGGCTCGGTATTTATATTCACGCTTCCGAGAGCGGATGCGGCTTCGGGCGCCGCTGCCGGACAGCGGGAAGAGGAGGGGCCGCCTCGCCCGGATGCCGTCGTTCCGAGATCGGAATACCCCGTCTTCGTCGAGGGGAAGGTCGACGAGCCGATTCTCGTGGTGGACGACGATTTCGCCAGCCTGCAAGCCATGATCAACCTGCTCCGGCTGGAAGGGTATTCGATCGTGGCGGTCAATCGCGGACAAATGGCGCTGGAGCAGCTTTCCCGGACGCCGGATTTTTCCCTGGCGATTCTGGACATTATGATGCCCGACATGTCGGGCTACGAAGTGCTCCAGAAAATCAGGGAGCGATTCTCTTCCTTCGAGCTGCCGGTTTTGATGTTGACGGCGCGAAGCAGGCCGCACGACGTGAGGTCGGCGCTCGAAATCGGGGCCAACGACTTCGTCGCAAAGCCGTTCGAAGCGGAGGAGCTGACGGCTCGCGTCCGAAGCTTGACGAGATTGAAGGCTTCGGTGCGAAATGCCGCGAACGCGGAAATCGCGTTTTTGCGTTCGCAGATCAATCCTCATTTTTTGTACAACGCCTTGAACGCGATTGCCGAATTGTGCCTTGACGACCCCCGGAAGGCGGAGGAACTGACGCTGAATCTTTCGGACTATTTAAGAAGCAGCTTCGATTTCAAGCAATTGGACTCGTTGACGACGCTGCGCAGCGAGATGGAGCTCGTGGAAGCGTACGTGCATATCGAGCGGGCGCGTTTCGGGAGCCGGCTTGAGGTCGAGTACGAGGTGGAGGCGGACCCGGATAGCCGAATCCCCCCGCTGATTCTGCAGCCGCTGGTTGAAAATGCGATCCGGCACGGCTTGCTGTCTACGTTTAACCGGGGGAAAGTGTCCGTAACCGCGAAAAGGGCGGAGGGCGGGATTCGTTTTACCGTGGCGGATAACGGGAGCGGGATGAGCGAGAGCAGAAGAAAAGCCGTGCTGAACCCGGATTCGGACTCCGATTCGGACAAAAAAGGCGTCGGATTGCGGAATATCGACAGAAGACTCAAGCTTTTGTACGACACGGGCATTCGGTTGGATAGCGAAGAAGGGCGGGGACATCGGTATCGTTCGTCATTCCGGCGCATCCGTCCGGAAAGCAGGGAGGGTAAACCATGTTAA
- a CDS encoding response regulator, with the protein MLTAMIVDDEELSVKRLKRLLHESGEFGACHAFLNPAEAYEFAKTNPIDIAFLDIAMPKLDGMTLSGKLRELDDSIKLVFATGYGDYAVKAFDINALDYLMKPVTAERLDLTLGKIGKGRQSAPSLRIRLFNGLNLVNRGRPDVPLKLRSPKTEELFAFLLSKRTVSREEIVETLWGGLETDKALKNLNSTLYYLRQAVDADKTGSVIHAGRTEIRIEENGIDCDLYEFERLLKEIRSAPERASRLLKKAEALYAGELLKGKAFEWAVPIRRRLEQEYIRELEAAGRHNRKNGLLPDSLHDFGVILKLDPLREDIHHEVIRLHIELGNKNEALRQYRLMEKLLEQELGMRPDSRIEEDIRNLTR; encoded by the coding sequence ATGTTAACGGCAATGATTGTAGACGATGAGGAATTGTCGGTAAAACGGCTGAAGAGGCTTTTGCACGAGAGCGGCGAGTTCGGCGCATGCCACGCTTTTCTGAACCCGGCGGAGGCTTATGAATTCGCGAAAACGAATCCGATCGATATCGCCTTCCTGGATATCGCCATGCCGAAGCTGGACGGCATGACGTTGTCCGGCAAGCTGCGGGAGCTTGACGATTCCATCAAGCTGGTGTTCGCGACCGGATACGGCGACTACGCCGTCAAAGCGTTCGATATCAACGCCCTGGATTATCTGATGAAACCGGTCACGGCGGAGCGGTTGGACCTGACCTTGGGCAAGATCGGCAAGGGGCGTCAAAGCGCTCCTTCCCTGCGCATTCGGCTGTTTAACGGATTGAACCTTGTCAACCGGGGCCGTCCGGATGTTCCGCTCAAGCTGCGAAGCCCGAAAACCGAAGAATTGTTTGCCTTTCTTCTGAGCAAGCGCACGGTAAGCCGCGAGGAAATCGTCGAAACGCTGTGGGGCGGCCTGGAGACGGACAAGGCGTTAAAAAACCTGAACTCGACTCTTTACTATTTGCGCCAAGCGGTCGACGCGGACAAGACCGGGAGCGTCATCCACGCGGGCCGAACGGAGATTCGAATCGAAGAGAACGGCATCGATTGCGATTTGTACGAATTCGAACGGCTGCTGAAGGAAATTCGATCGGCTCCGGAACGGGCCTCCAGACTGCTCAAGAAAGCGGAAGCGCTGTATGCCGGAGAACTTCTGAAAGGAAAAGCGTTCGAATGGGCCGTCCCGATCCGGCGGCGGCTGGAGCAAGAGTACATTCGGGAGCTGGAAGCGGCCGGCAGGCACAACCGGAAAAACGGTCTGCTCCCTGATTCCCTGCACGATTTCGGCGTCATTCTGAAGCTCGATCCCTTGCGGGAAGACATCCATCACGAAGTGATCCGATTGCATATCGAATTGGGGAACAAGAACGAGGCGCTTCGCCAATATCGCCTGATGGAGAAGCTGCTGGAACAGGAACTGGGCATGAGGCCCGATTCCCGAATCGAGGAGGATATCCGAAATTTGACGCGCTAG
- a CDS encoding serine protease → MDREKEGTEAEDKRVSVAETDKQMHEGAAPLEDDIWMEEEDDEDAPPPRRKWIRNAVLVFLAAALVGNILAFWPRIYNRETLPFLFKSGEISSREDIQGYKEAIVQIGSDKGKGTGFHISNGYIVTNYHVIVDNAFTVVQFPDRSPGYEAELEAADPELDIAILKVDLGGEELPYIEIERERPWEAGDSVFVIGNPLYFSQIAGEGKLIGLVPIRNRPKPALAIDAQIFKGHSGSPVINERGNVVAVVYATTELDREGGRMKAGLAVPVDDMDDLLRRMP, encoded by the coding sequence GTGGATCGAGAGAAGGAAGGAACGGAAGCCGAAGACAAGCGAGTCTCCGTCGCGGAGACAGACAAGCAGATGCACGAGGGCGCTGCCCCTTTGGAAGATGACATTTGGATGGAAGAGGAGGATGACGAAGACGCCCCGCCTCCCCGACGCAAATGGATCCGGAACGCGGTGCTCGTTTTCCTCGCGGCCGCGCTCGTCGGCAACATCTTGGCGTTTTGGCCGCGAATCTACAATCGGGAAACGCTGCCCTTTCTTTTCAAATCCGGGGAGATTTCCAGCCGGGAAGACATTCAAGGCTACAAGGAAGCGATCGTCCAGATCGGCTCGGACAAGGGCAAGGGAACGGGCTTCCATATCTCGAACGGCTATATCGTCACCAATTACCATGTCATCGTGGACAATGCGTTTACGGTGGTACAATTTCCGGATCGCTCGCCCGGATATGAAGCCGAGCTTGAAGCCGCCGATCCCGAGCTGGATATCGCGATTTTAAAGGTGGATTTGGGCGGCGAAGAACTGCCTTATATCGAAATCGAACGCGAACGGCCGTGGGAGGCGGGCGACTCCGTCTTCGTGATCGGCAATCCGCTTTATTTTTCGCAAATCGCCGGAGAAGGCAAGCTGATCGGCCTGGTGCCGATTCGAAACCGGCCGAAGCCGGCGCTCGCGATCGACGCGCAAATTTTCAAAGGCCACAGCGGCAGTCCGGTCATCAACGAACGCGGCAACGTCGTAGCCGTCGTCTACGCGACGACGGAATTGGATCGCGAGGGCGGGCGCATGAAAGCCGGGTTGGCCGTGCCTGTCGACGATATGGACGATCTGCTGAGGAGAATGCCCTGA